The Hippocampus zosterae strain Florida chromosome 2, ASM2543408v3, whole genome shotgun sequence genome contains the following window.
TTTGTGGAATTCGTATTGGTACAGTTAAATTGCAAAACAGTTAATTAGCGAACACCAAAATAATTCCTTCCCACACTcatctttcattttttcacGCGCATGCGTGCacacagcacacacaaacaccccccccccccccgtaaatTTGGTTACCACCAGAACATGGTAATTCTCTAAtaaactttatttattgataCACCGCGAGCCGTTTTCAAAGCCGAGTTCCCCACGTTGCCGGTAGTTTTAGAGTGTTTTGACTGATATTTCAAGACTCACACAATAGGGTTATATTGACAGTCAAAGCACGCAGCACATGAAAAGATGAGTCTCTTCTTTCACCAGGAAAACAATTTAATTTTTCCGATTCTTTAGAAATCAACAATAAAACACGGGCTGCTTTCCTAAAAAAAGACGGGCTTCGGACCACAAGTGTGGAAAACAACCTTTTTGTTTGGTAGCTTCGCGTTTTCCCACATTAACACCCATTCGCGGTTGTATGTTTCCATGTGTTTGGCTGAGGCACCAATTGTGACAAATGACAAGTGCTATGCATATtcatatactttttttccccagcacaTCACAGCGGCCAATGGATTGCTTTCTTCGCTCAGCTCAGTCATGCACCGCTGAAGAATCTGCCTTGCTAACCGAGAGCATTTTGAAAATGCTGGTCACTGACATGCGCCCACTGTCCATGGTGGAAGACGAGGGatttaaaaagatgattttagcTTTCAACCCGAAGTACAGCATGCCAGCAAGACCTCATTTCAAAAGTCTGATGGAGAAAAAGCACCAACAAGTAACAGAGAAACTGAAAACGGTCCTTCAGGACACTGAAAGTGTTGCATTGACAACAGACATCTGGACGAGTATGGGCACAGAGAGCTATCTCAGGGTCGCATGTCACTTCCTGGGAGAAGATTGGGAGATGAAGTCCTTCTCTCTCACAACAGTGCCTCTCAAAGAGAGTCACACAGCTGCCAATATTGCGGACTGTCTGGAGGAGACCACTGACAAATTTCATATTCCCTTCCCAAAGGTGAAGGCAGTTGTCCATGACAATGGGGCTACTGTAGTGGCAGCAGCAAACATTTTAAAGGAGAGACATGGCTGGGTTTCTGTGAGGTGCTCTGGGCACATTCTGAACTACATTGTACAGAGCACGCtgaaaaacagtaaaaccataACTAATTGCGTGGCTTCTGCGAGAAGCTTGGTCGAACACTTCAAGAAGAGTGAACTGGCATGTGCCAAGCTTCAAGAAATGCAGAAACAAATGGGAATGCCGCCTCTAATGTTGATTCGGGACGTAAGTACGAGGTGGAACGGCACCTACCACATGCTATCCAGGCTCCTTGGACAAAGATGGCCCATGACTGCAGCTCTGTCTGATCCTACGGTCAATGCAAGTGGCAAACACCATCACCTGGATCTAAAGCCAGAACAGTGGAACCTCAGTGAGGAGCTGACTCGGGTCCTTGGGCCGTTTGTAAGCGTGACTGAGTTTCTGCATGGCGAACAGTATGTTACTCTCTCTTCTCTTCCACAGCTGGTTCACAACCTCAAGAAAGCAGCACTGAGCTCAGCATTTGAAAGCGCATCAGTGAAGGAATTCCAGGCTCAAGTGGCAGAGCAGATTACGGAGCGATGGCAAGAACTGTTTTTCTTTCAGCCCGAAGCTCCGAACACTGTCCTCCTGGCTGCTGCCTTGGACCCAAGGTTTCGAAAACTGAAGTTCTTGCCCGCCGAAGATGTGTTCAAGGTTCAAAGTACAATTCAATCCATGGCGCTAGCTTTCAAAAAGGAAGAAAGACAGTCACATATAAGTGAAGATGAAGCCACTGCCACATCAGAAAGCCGTTTTGCTGCAAAGGATGGGTCATTTGCCAACACTATTCTGGGCTCATCATCAGATTCGGATGCCAGTGATGAGGAGCATGAGGCTCAGCAGCTAAGTCAAGCGGTGCAGAAGGAAGTCTTGCAGTAttttggagagcttcctctct
Protein-coding sequences here:
- the LOC127596491 gene encoding E3 SUMO-protein ligase ZBED1-like isoform X2, which produces MAESQQETAHKRQRMSKVWDHFKLKKEDRKVQCVYCNAELAFHNSTSVMIQHLIRKHPVKVSSTSLADTSTSQRPMDCFLRSAQSCTAEESALLTESILKMLVTDMRPLSMVEDEGFKKMILAFNPKYSMPARPHFKSLMEKKHQQVTEKLKTVLQDTESVALTTDIWTSMGTESYLRVACHFLGEDWEMKSFSLTTVPLKESHTAANIADCLEETTDKFHIPFPKVKAVVHDNGATVVAAANILKERHGWVSVRCSGHILNYIVQSTLKNSKTITNCVASARSLVEHFKKSELACAKLQEMQKQMGMPPLMLIRDVSTRWNGTYHMLSRLLGQRWPMTAALSDPTVNASGKHHHLDLKPEQWNLSEELTRVLGPFLVHNLKKAALSSAFESASVKEFQAQVAEQITERWQELFFFQPEAPNTVLLAAALDPRFRKLKFLPAEDVFKVQSTIQSMALAFKKEERQSHISEDEATATSESRFAAKDGSFANTILGSSSDSDASDEEHEAQQLSQAVQKEVLQYFGELPLSKKDNPLLWWRTNETRYPTLAKLAKPFLGIPATLTPSERLFFATGNIVSRRRASLSSEHVDLLTFLHCNHRLL
- the LOC127596491 gene encoding E3 SUMO-protein ligase ZBED1-like isoform X1 → MAESQQETAHKRQRMSKVWDHFKLKKEDRKVQCVYCNAELAFHNSTSVMIQHLIRKHPVKVSSTSLADTSTSQRPMDCFLRSAQSCTAEESALLTESILKMLVTDMRPLSMVEDEGFKKMILAFNPKYSMPARPHFKSLMEKKHQQVTEKLKTVLQDTESVALTTDIWTSMGTESYLRVACHFLGEDWEMKSFSLTTVPLKESHTAANIADCLEETTDKFHIPFPKVKAVVHDNGATVVAAANILKERHGWVSVRCSGHILNYIVQSTLKNSKTITNCVASARSLVEHFKKSELACAKLQEMQKQMGMPPLMLIRDVSTRWNGTYHMLSRLLGQRWPMTAALSDPTVNASGKHHHLDLKPEQWNLSEELTRVLGPFVSVTEFLHGEQYVTLSSLPQLVHNLKKAALSSAFESASVKEFQAQVAEQITERWQELFFFQPEAPNTVLLAAALDPRFRKLKFLPAEDVFKVQSTIQSMALAFKKEERQSHISEDEATATSESRFAAKDGSFANTILGSSSDSDASDEEHEAQQLSQAVQKEVLQYFGELPLSKKDNPLLWWRTNETRYPTLAKLAKPFLGIPATLTPSERLFFATGNIVSRRRASLSSEHVDLLTFLHCNHRLL